GGCCACAAAAAATCGTTTTCCTCTCGTCTCAATTCGGTGACCCTCTGCCTTGAGCTTTGACTTCTGCGCGGCAATGCCGCCGGGAAATTTCGGGTTCAGTTCACCGCCCGTTTTTAGCGTCCGCCAATAGGGCGTGATCTTGCGAGCGCCTGCTTCCGCGGCTTCTTCGGCCGCATTCGCCGCAATCCAGGCGAAGATACCGGTCGTCAGCGGACAACCGATTGTGGCGCCATGCTTTCCCGCGATGAAGGCGCGAAGTACATCGGTGGTGAGAATGCGTCCGCGTGGAACGGAACGCATGATCCGGTCGACTTCGATTGGAGCCGGGATCGCCATGGTCCCTTTGCCCCATTTGGTCGCCGCTTTTCCCTGCAGTGCGACCACCTTCGGCAGGTCCTTGCTGTCAGCCAGTTTCTCCCGCCAGCTCTTCTTGCCCGGCATAGAGAAATGCTGATTAGCCCTCGGGCGGGCGCCACTAGCGATTACGCCGAAGCCGCTGCCCCTGCGGGCTTTTGCGAGAACGCGATCTTGGCGCTGCCGACGAAACTGGCCGCTTCATCGACAACCAGGCGGGGCGCTTCGATATCGCCGTTCACGGTGCAACCGGCGCGCAGCTCGCAGCGTTCGGCCGCTGTGATGTTGCCGTCCACGGTGCCGTCCACGATGACGGAGCGCGTCTTAATGTCGCCCTTGATCTTGGCCGCCTTGCCGACGGTCAGCCGGCCTTGGGAATTGATCTCGCCTTCGACTACGCAATCAAGAGTCAGCTCTTTTTGAAATTTAACGCTGCCCTTGATGGAGACGCCGCTCGAGAGCGTTCCGCCCCGGCTAACCTCGGTCGCGCCGTTTGGGGTCGGGTCGGGTTTGGCTTGCGGTTGAGGAGGGGGCGTCGCCATTGGGGCGGCGGGCTCCACTTTTCGGCTGCTTGAAAACATCTGCATCGGGTTTGGGTCTCCTTCGAAAGATCATGGGACAGTTATTCACAAAGGTCAACCTTCGGTTTGATTTGGAGGCGGCACGCCACCGTGCCGGTGGGGGAAAAGTGGTGGAGCCGGCACGCCACCGT
The Chthoniobacterales bacterium DNA segment above includes these coding regions:
- a CDS encoding polymer-forming cytoskeletal protein, giving the protein MQMFSSSRKVEPAAPMATPPPQPQAKPDPTPNGATEVSRGGTLSSGVSIKGSVKFQKELTLDCVVEGEINSQGRLTVGKAAKIKGDIKTRSVIVDGTVDGNITAAERCELRAGCTVNGDIEAPRLVVDEAASFVGSAKIAFSQKPAGAAASA